TTCAAAAACATAGGTTCCTTTTGGCAATGAATTGAAAAAGAAATGAGTAGCAGTATCTTTGGTACTTTCGTAATATCCTGCTCCATTTTGCCATTTATAGGTAGAAAGAACATTAACAGGTTCAAAACCACTTGCCCTCATGTCTTTCAGGTGAATGTATTCCATATCACGATCGGTACGAATAACCAGCCTTACCATCACCAGATCACCCAGCCTAATAGGATTTTCTGCACTTATTTCTTTAAGTGTACTTTCATTGCCATTGAATGTTTTCAGGAAAAGCTTCTTTTCAATGGAAACATTGGAAGAATTGTGCGCCATTACCTTATCCATATTTTCATAATACAAACGGTACATTCCGCCCCATGCCACTCCCGGACTGCTTTTTTGAATCTCCAGCTTTGCTTTTGCAGGGGTAATATCTTTCCAGTAATAGGATTTTTTGAAGAATCCAGCCTCTGAAGTGTTTGAAAGATCATTGGTCGGTAAAATGGTCTCACTTCCCAACTTCATGGTAATGCCTTTTTCTGCATCCTGCCACGATTTTCCGTAGTTTAGTAAAGCATAAACAGCTTCTGTAGTGGACTTTGTTGTCCCCCAGCCCTCTGTTTGCTTGTTTTTTAAAAGCCACACCTTCATTTCCTCAACACTATTCAAGTCTTCAGGCGTTATTTCCGAAAAGGCTTCTATCAGCATTGCCTGTGTTTCTATAGGTGCCTGATACCAGTACCAACCGGAGTTATTATCCTCCCAATACATTCCGTTTTCCTCGGAGGTTTTTGCTTTCTTCTTCAGATCAGCCACACATTTTTTGGCTAAATCGCGATAGCCATACCGTTGTAATAGTGTAGTAATCATGGCCTGATGATAAAGACTATATTCCTCAAAATCTTTCACATAAGTATTCGCCAAAGTATTGAGTACTTTTTTCAATTCAGACGGAATTTCCTTTTGGGTCCAATAACTTCTGTAATAGAAATAAGAGGTATAGTCGTTTAAATCAAGCTCTTCGTTTGCTTTTTGTCCTTTAATTAACTGGGCATCATATTCCTTATCCAGATAATCTATGCTGTTTTTGATAACACGGTTGATTTCATTGGTAAAATATTCTCCGGATTGGCCTTTCAGCATTTTATTAAGCTTTCCGAATCCGGCAAGTATATGTCCGGAGATGGTTTTATCCTTTCCTCCTCCCGGAAACCATGAAAAACTTCCGTCAGGATTTTGTCGGTCAACAAGATCACGTTGTGCCTTTTTAAGATCACGCTGCATTTTGTTCAGATTAAAGAAGAGAGCAAGCTGCTCCATCTGTTCCTTTTGATCCTTAATTCTGCTCAGCCAAGGGGTTTCCCCGATAAGGATTGTTTTCAGGTTTTCATTGGCTTCTAAAGGATTGGATGGTGTTTCCTTGGCATTCCATTCATCAAATATTTTCTTGATTTTTGGAGAAGAATTCATGATATAGGTTGAAAGCATATTTCCGTATAATCTGCTGAAAAGCTGTTCTGAACATTCGTATGGAAACGTTCTCAGATAAGGAATAGACATCACTGCAAACCATAATGGATTGGAGGTAAGCTCTACACTCAGGTTGAAATTGGCAACTGAAGAAGATGTATTATTCAGTAAGCCATTCATTGTATAGCTTTTGTTCTGGCCTTCCTTGATGGAAATCGGAATGGTTTCCGTTACCAGCATTCTGTCGGAAAGGATAGGAAGAACATTCTCTTCTCCATCAGAATAATTATTTGTTTTTGCTAAGATTTTATAGCCAACATAATCTACGGCATATGGAATTTTAATATCCCAGCTTACCTGTGTTGATCTTTTGGAAGCCACACTTATTTTTTTCAGAGAATTAGTATTTAAAAATGCTGAATCTAAAGGTTTTGAGGTTTCCGGATCGAAAAGGTAAAGTATGAGATCTCCTTTCAAATCCTTATCTGACAGGTTATCAATTTTTGCTGAAATCTGAACCTCGTCCCCTTGTCTCAGGAATCTTGGCGGGTTCGGGGTTACCATCAGTTCCTTTTGGGTTTTGGTCAAAAATTCTGCTGAACCTGTTTTCAGATCCTTGGTATGGGCAAATAAGATAAGTTTCCACTGGGTAAGTGCTTCGGGAGAGGTAAATTCCAGCTTTACATTTCCTTCTGAATCTGTGTAAAGATTGGGTAAGAAAAATGCAGTTTCATCCAGATTGGTCCTTGCCTTTACATTGTTAAGCAATTCCTCTTTCATTGCTTTTTTCGATGTTACTATAAAAACTTCTCTTGAAGCGGTATCTCCGTATAAAGCTACCGCTTCAGTAGGGCTAAGTTTTTTGATGTCTGCTATTTCGTCTTCAGGAAGATTTTTATCCATCAATTTTCCGTCAACAACATACATTGGATTAAGTTTCTTTCTTTTATAGGTCTGTAACGTTGGCTCATCGGCTACCCTGCTCATCACTTCCATGGCTGAAACCTTAGAATAGGTCCTGTCAAAAATCATTATAGCGGTATACTGGAAATAAGGGAGCTGCGGTATAGGATATTGCTCTGATTTTATAGAATATCGGCTACGGCCAGTGCTAAAACCCGTTGACTCAAAAGAAACCAGTTCATTAAAGAAATTATCTCTTCCCCAGCTATAATAATCATAATCTGTGTAGTAATTATTGGAATAAGGCACATAGTGACTGAAACTATACTCATTTTTTGCAAACTGATCCAGCGATGCATCGTACATGGAAGCTAAAACCTCAGCATTGATTTTCTCTTTATCTTTTCCTTTGATGGTGAGAATCCACTTTTCAGGAACGCCTGGTTGAATTTTATCCCGGAACACCTGAGTGGTAATCTCCAGATTCCTGTTAACCTTTTCCTTAATATCAAACTTGATGGTTCCTTTCGCATAATCGTTATCATGAACAAAATCGTAATCCAGATAAAGCATTCTTTTCAGATCAGTATCAGTAACAATAAAGGAAATATCGGCACTTCCATTTTTCATGCTAATCTGTTGATAGTCTTCTTTTTTGTTATTTCGGGTAAACCTATAATTCACAGAACCTTCTTCAAAATCAGAATAGAAAGTTACCGTAGCTTTTTCGCCGACTTTGTAAGATTCTTTATCTGTACGAACTCCGAAATAAGCAGGCTTTCCATTTCTAAAATTTACGTTATCAAGGACTTCAATCACTTTAAAGGTCTTGATGGTATCATGATCTACTATAGATTCTGCTTCCACAAGATATTTTCCCGGCTCAGGATTTTTATTCAGTGTAATATTTTCAGTTTCTGAAGTATTGAATTGTTTTGAAAAAACAGTTTTACCTTTTTGAGGTTTAGCGTTTTGATTATAGCTGATGTAGGGAAAGTAAATGTCAAAAAGTTCCTTATTATAGTACGAGTAAGATAAAGGCTTTGCAGGAATATCTTCAGCTCTATATCCATTATCTGAGTTTTTTCTAATGAACTTGGGAAGAAGAATCTTGTTTTCTTCGTCCAGTTTACTAATGGTAAGATTTACTTTAGCTGTTATTTTCTGATCATTGAGATTATTCACCGATATTTTCAGGGATTCCCATTCATTCTGAAGCATCTGTTCTGAGCTTTCAATATTGATTTTAGCCTTTACATCACCGATATTAATGACGGCTTGGCTGCTTTGGGATTCACCGTTAACATCGGTTACATAAAATGAAACGGAATAACGGTAGTTAGTTTTGTTTTTATCAGACTTTTCCTCTGCTTCTGCATTAAATGAAATATTGAAATTCCCATTACCATCTGTGGTGGTCTCGCCATGGGCAATATCAGTTTCTTTTTCCTTGTAATTTGGATAGTAATAACTGTCAAAATAGCTTCTCCAGAAATAAACTCTTTGTCTCTTAACTTCATATTTTACGGTGGCTCCGGAAATATCTGCTCCTGAAAAAGCCTCAGCCTTTCCACTCACCTTTACGTTCTCTCCAAGTTTATAAGCCTCATTTACCGGATTGATAGCTACACGAAACTTTGGTCTTTTGTATTCTTCCACCTTGAAATACTTGCTCTCATTAGCATAAGAATGCTCCTTTTGTCCTGGAATTTCTCCAAGATCAGCTTCCATGATGATAGAATAATTCCCCGTAGTTCCGGAAGACGGAAGGGTGAATGCTCCTGTAATACTTCCGAATTCGTTTGTTACAGCTTCAGCCTTGGACACTTCCTCATAGTTTGAGTTCATAATCCTCACCATTACTTTTTGCTTGGGAAGAATCATGGTTTTGTCATAGTATTCCTGCTTCAAAATTCCCTTGTAAAACATCTTTTGGCCAGGACGATAGATAGCACGGTCTGTAAAAATGATAAAGCCTTTATTTACAGGCTCCCGAAATTGCTCTTCACTCTCTTTTATATCCTTGATCTCATCATAATTTTTGTCAATGATAAAATATTTTTTCAGGTGAGGAAAGTAGATAATGCTGCCATAATACTTTCTCTCCTTTGACTTGGGCAAAGAAAACATTCCAAGCTGATCTGTGCTGCCTTTCCCGGTTTTGATCAGCTTATTATCCTTTCTGTTATTGAATTTATGTTCATATTCATTGGTATTCTGATACATGATATACTCTGCGTTGTCAATACTTTTTCCGGTCTTGGTATTCATGGCCTGAAAGGTTACTTTTGTATCATCTTCAAATCTTTTCACATAAAATAAATCTGAAACTACAATTCTTTCGGTTCTTCTCGCCTCTTTCGACAGCGTAGTCATATCATACATTCCTTCTTCCAGAGGCGGAATAGCAAGCAGGGTTTTATGCAGTTTGTAATCGTTAAACTTTTTCAGTGGAAATGTCTCGGAACGGAAATTCTGAT
This genomic interval from Chryseobacterium joostei contains the following:
- a CDS encoding alpha-2-macroglobulin family protein, with protein sequence MKFSFKILLTLSLLVSVPILSQIPVHKETKPLKTRMSKQKINRSAPKMSSRDSIQKEVLEVVNAYYDSDDENIRPDNDQILILRKKVNESKGLRKALYQYYLANKYVSYIGRYTNRAKKKDITPLSELPEDYKTWAVNDFYREADQLYSQSLSNGPILQQEKTQLCNRLIDQLEFTKYRPTLYDLVATDYLKFLEGLPFDYDNSAKKKIAEIKNNLYQFHANDDDKTALLYLKSTEIEGDVKKQLQQLEALADSYPKEPFSAYLLFQAANLAKQEISENNFLNAHQLCQKAIDRIPSSDWSNHCKRLINGLESSEMGIEIPKRNLPGEYISLETLYKNTDEVKIELNKISGKIDFDKEPIWNKYSVSEKYVYFINPQFADQNFRSETFPLKKFNDYKLHKTLLAIPPLEEGMYDMTTLSKEARRTERIVVSDLFYVKRFEDDTKVTFQAMNTKTGKSIDNAEYIMYQNTNEYEHKFNNRKDNKLIKTGKGSTDQLGMFSLPKSKERKYYGSIIYFPHLKKYFIIDKNYDEIKDIKESEEQFREPVNKGFIIFTDRAIYRPGQKMFYKGILKQEYYDKTMILPKQKVMVRIMNSNYEEVSKAEAVTNEFGSITGAFTLPSSGTTGNYSIIMEADLGEIPGQKEHSYANESKYFKVEEYKRPKFRVAINPVNEAYKLGENVKVSGKAEAFSGADISGATVKYEVKRQRVYFWRSYFDSYYYPNYKEKETDIAHGETTTDGNGNFNISFNAEAEEKSDKNKTNYRYSVSFYVTDVNGESQSSQAVINIGDVKAKINIESSEQMLQNEWESLKISVNNLNDQKITAKVNLTISKLDEENKILLPKFIRKNSDNGYRAEDIPAKPLSYSYYNKELFDIYFPYISYNQNAKPQKGKTVFSKQFNTSETENITLNKNPEPGKYLVEAESIVDHDTIKTFKVIEVLDNVNFRNGKPAYFGVRTDKESYKVGEKATVTFYSDFEEGSVNYRFTRNNKKEDYQQISMKNGSADISFIVTDTDLKRMLYLDYDFVHDNDYAKGTIKFDIKEKVNRNLEITTQVFRDKIQPGVPEKWILTIKGKDKEKINAEVLASMYDASLDQFAKNEYSFSHYVPYSNNYYTDYDYYSWGRDNFFNELVSFESTGFSTGRSRYSIKSEQYPIPQLPYFQYTAIMIFDRTYSKVSAMEVMSRVADEPTLQTYKRKKLNPMYVVDGKLMDKNLPEDEIADIKKLSPTEAVALYGDTASREVFIVTSKKAMKEELLNNVKARTNLDETAFFLPNLYTDSEGNVKLEFTSPEALTQWKLILFAHTKDLKTGSAEFLTKTQKELMVTPNPPRFLRQGDEVQISAKIDNLSDKDLKGDLILYLFDPETSKPLDSAFLNTNSLKKISVASKRSTQVSWDIKIPYAVDYVGYKILAKTNNYSDGEENVLPILSDRMLVTETIPISIKEGQNKSYTMNGLLNNTSSSVANFNLSVELTSNPLWFAVMSIPYLRTFPYECSEQLFSRLYGNMLSTYIMNSSPKIKKIFDEWNAKETPSNPLEANENLKTILIGETPWLSRIKDQKEQMEQLALFFNLNKMQRDLKKAQRDLVDRQNPDGSFSWFPGGGKDKTISGHILAGFGKLNKMLKGQSGEYFTNEINRVIKNSIDYLDKEYDAQLIKGQKANEELDLNDYTSYFYYRSYWTQKEIPSELKKVLNTLANTYVKDFEEYSLYHQAMITTLLQRYGYRDLAKKCVADLKKKAKTSEENGMYWEDNNSGWYWYQAPIETQAMLIEAFSEITPEDLNSVEEMKVWLLKNKQTEGWGTTKSTTEAVYALLNYGKSWQDAEKGITMKLGSETILPTNDLSNTSEAGFFKKSYYWKDITPAKAKLEIQKSSPGVAWGGMYRLYYENMDKVMAHNSSNVSIEKKLFLKTFNGNESTLKEISAENPIRLGDLVMVRLVIRTDRDMEYIHLKDMRASGFEPVNVLSTYKWQNGAGYYESTKDTATHFFFNSLPKGTYVFEYELKANNIGDFSNGITSFQNMYAPAMGAHSAGIRVKIVK